In one window of Bacteroidales bacterium DNA:
- a CDS encoding ABC transporter permease, with translation MNILFKENIAVSVDSIRSHLTRSVLTILIIAFGIMALVGILTSIDAIKFWLGKNFTMMGANTFTIRNRQVMMEGGARKSLAKNNRVITWQEAMDFKQEYTFPSQVSIFMFATHNATIKYGSHKTHANVPVVGTDENYLATSGYELEVGRNFTQVETFYGSHAAILGSDVAKKIFPDVEDPVDRIINVGPARYRVIGVLKAKGASITGSDNIVLLPVTNVRQVYSRPNSSFSISVMATDPTQLDAAIGEANGLMRVIRNARTVDEDPFEISKSDSLSNMLFDNLKYLRLAATIIGIITLFGAAIGLMNIMLVSVTERTREIGIRKAIGANSKTIRNQFLFEAVVIGQIGGMAGIVLGILIGNILALIIGAGFIVPWAWIILGVTLCFIVAILSGIIPALKAAKLDPVESLRYE, from the coding sequence ATGAATATCCTTTTCAAGGAGAATATTGCAGTATCAGTTGATTCTATCAGGTCACACCTGACCCGGAGTGTGCTCACCATACTCATCATTGCCTTCGGCATCATGGCCCTGGTAGGCATTCTTACTTCCATTGATGCCATAAAATTCTGGCTGGGAAAGAATTTTACCATGATGGGTGCCAATACCTTCACCATCAGAAACAGGCAGGTAATGATGGAAGGCGGTGCCCGTAAGTCGCTGGCCAAAAACAACAGGGTTATTACCTGGCAGGAAGCTATGGACTTTAAACAGGAATATACCTTCCCCTCACAGGTCTCCATTTTTATGTTTGCTACCCACAATGCCACGATTAAATATGGCTCGCATAAAACACATGCGAATGTGCCCGTGGTTGGTACCGATGAGAATTATCTGGCTACCTCGGGCTACGAACTTGAGGTGGGAAGAAACTTTACGCAGGTTGAAACCTTTTATGGCAGCCATGCCGCCATACTGGGATCTGATGTTGCCAAAAAGATATTCCCTGATGTGGAGGATCCTGTTGACCGTATCATTAACGTTGGACCAGCCCGCTACCGGGTTATAGGTGTACTCAAAGCAAAAGGTGCAAGCATTACCGGCTCTGATAATATTGTGTTGCTGCCTGTTACAAACGTCAGGCAGGTTTATTCCAGGCCCAACTCCTCATTCTCCATTAGTGTTATGGCCACCGACCCAACGCAGCTTGATGCCGCCATTGGGGAGGCCAACGGACTGATGAGGGTAATTAGGAATGCCAGGACCGTAGACGAAGATCCTTTCGAGATTTCAAAAAGCGACAGCCTCTCAAACATGCTTTTCGATAATCTGAAATACCTGCGGCTTGCAGCTACCATTATCGGTATCATTACGCTGTTTGGTGCAGCCATCGGGCTTATGAATATCATGCTTGTATCAGTTACCGAAAGAACCAGGGAGATAGGCATCCGCAAAGCCATTGGTGCCAACAGTAAAACCATCAGAAACCAGTTCCTGTTTGAAGCTGTGGTAATTGGCCAGATTGGCGGAATGGCCGGGATTGTCCTTGGTATCCTTATTGGAAATATACTTGCCCTTATCATTGGCGCAGGCTTTATTGTCCCATGGGCATGGATAATACTGGGTGTAACCTTGTGTTTTATTGTAGCCATCCTTTCGGGAATCATACCTGCCCTGAAGGCGGCAAAGCTTGATCCCGTTGAGTCGCTCAGATATGAATGA
- the upp gene encoding uracil phosphoribosyltransferase, with product MIRNLGSQNSIFNQYLAEVRDAVVQTDSLRFRKNMERMAAIFAYEISKGLEYTPKEVTTPLGVAEVPVLKEYPVLATILRAGLPMHAGMLQVFDKSENAFVSAYRKHRKDGSFDVQVEYVSGPQLTDRLVILADPMLATGSSLVLSYNALLTKGKPKHMHIVTLIASMEGVEYLRKNLSSDDITLWVGAIDDELTAQSYIVPGLGDAGDLAFGAKI from the coding sequence ATGATCAGGAACCTTGGGTCACAGAATTCCATTTTCAATCAATACCTTGCTGAAGTGAGGGATGCCGTTGTTCAAACCGATAGCCTCCGTTTCAGGAAAAACATGGAACGCATGGCTGCAATCTTTGCCTATGAGATCAGCAAAGGGCTTGAGTATACGCCCAAAGAGGTGACTACCCCGCTTGGAGTGGCCGAAGTTCCGGTATTGAAAGAATACCCGGTGCTTGCTACCATACTAAGGGCAGGTTTGCCAATGCATGCGGGTATGCTTCAGGTTTTTGACAAATCGGAAAACGCTTTTGTTTCAGCTTACCGCAAGCACCGCAAGGATGGCAGTTTTGATGTTCAGGTAGAATATGTATCAGGCCCGCAGCTGACTGACCGCCTTGTGATACTGGCCGATCCCATGCTTGCCACCGGTTCTTCACTGGTACTCAGCTACAATGCACTGCTCACCAAGGGCAAACCAAAACATATGCATATTGTAACCCTTATTGCCAGCATGGAAGGGGTTGAATACTTGCGCAAGAACCTCTCGTCGGATGATATTACCCTGTGGGTTGGGGCCATTGATGATGAGCTTACCGCGCAGTCATATATCGTACCGGGACTGGGTGATGCAGGCGACCTGGCATTTGGTGCTAAAATTTAA